CCAGATCCTGGGCGACAAAAGAGGTGACCAGCATGGTGGTGGCATTGCTGCTCTGGACCAGCGCGGTGACGCCAATGCCCGCACAGAAGGCGAGCGGCTTTTTCTCCACGCTGCTGCTCAGAACGCTTCGCAGGCGTGCGCCGTAGACGCGCATCACGCCGGTGCGAACAATATGGGTGCCCCACACCAGCAGGGCGACGGCAGAAAGCAGGTGTAGCAGAGTTAACACGGAATCAGCTTCTCCTTATATTTATCGGTTCCAGAGGCTCAAGGCGTCGGCATCATGCCTGATGGCGCTACGCTTATCAGGCCTACAAAAGATTCTCCCGTAGGCCGGATAAGGCGTTTACGCCACCATCCTGCAAGCAGCGCCCACAAACCTTGTTTCAGTATAAGGGTTTAAACACAATAAAGAGACAGAGCGCTCATTGAGCGCCCTGTTAGTTGTAAGGAAAGATAACTGATTGGCGAATTAATCCGCGTCATACCCCAGATTCGGGGCTAACCAACGTTCGACTTCCGCCACGCTCATCCCTTTACGCAACGAGTAGTCCTCTACCTGATCGCGCTGAATTTGCGCTACCGCGAAGTACTTGCTGTCCGGGTGGCTGAAGTACCAGCCGGAGACCGAGGCTCCGGGCCACATAGCGAAGGATTCGGTCAGCTTCATACCGGTGTGCTTTTCCACTTCCAGCAGCTCCCAGATGGTCGCCTTTTCGGTGTGCTCCGGGCAGGCAGGATAACCGGGCGCCGGGCGGATCCCCTGGTAGTTTTCACGGATCAGCTCTTCGTTGCTGAGGTTCTCGTTCGCCGCGTAGCCCCAGTACACTTTACGTACGCGCTCGTGTAGATATTCGGCAAAGGCTTCCGCCAGACGGTCGGCAATCGCCTTCACCATAATCTTGTTATAGTCATCGTGCTGCGCCTCGTAAGCATCGGCCAGCGCGTCCTCTTCAAGACCACCAGTTACCGCGAACGCGCCGATGTAGTCCGCTTTCCCTGACAATTTCGGGGCGACAAAATCCGCCAGACAGTAGTTAGCAAAGCCGACTTTCTCCGTTTGCTGGCGCAGATGATGCCCTACGTTCAGCACGTGAGTGCGGGTTTCATCACGATAAATTTCCACATCGTCGCCGACGCGGTTTGCCGGGAATAGTCCTACCACACCGCGCGGGTTAAGAGATTTTTCAGCGCTCAGCTTATCCAGCAGATCGTTGGCATCTTTGAACAGTCGCTGCGCCTCAACGCCGACCACTTCATCTTCCAGAATGCGCGGATATTTCCCGGCCAGCGACCAGGTCATAAAGAACGGCGTCCAGTCGATGTAGTTACGCAGCGTTTCGATGCTGGCTTCGACTTCCTGCACGCCCAGACGATGGGCCACTGGCGGCGTGTAGCTTGCCCAGTCAAAGGCCAGATCGTTATCACGCGCGGCTTCCAGGGTCACCGGTGGGGTACGCGGTTTCTTGCGAGCATGCTGAATACGCACGGTTTCATACTCTTTACGCGTGCGGGCGACAAAGTCATCGTGCTGGGTATCGGAGAGCAGCGCCGCGACGACACCTACGGTGCGCGAGGCGTTCTGCACATAGACCGTCGGACCACTGTAGTTCTGCTCGATTTTCACCGCCGTATGCGCTTTCGAAGTGGTCGCACCGCCAATCAGCAGCGGGATGGTGAAGCCCTGGCGCTCCATCTCTTTCGCTACGTTGACCATTTCGTCCAGCGACGGGGTAATCAGCCCGGAAAGGCCAATCAGATCAGCGTTCACTTCTCTCGCCGTTCGGAGGATTTTCTCTGCCGGAACCATCACGCCAAGGTCGACGATTTCGTAGTTGTTACATTGCAGCACCACGCCGACGATGTTTTTGCCGATGTCATGAACGTCGCCCTTCACGGTCGCAATCACCATCTTGCCGTTGCTGGATCCTTTCTCTTTGCTGGCTTCAATGTACGGTTCCAGATAAGCCACCGCCTGCTTCATCACGCGGGCAGATTTCACCACCTGCGGCAGGAACATTTTCCCTTCACCAAACAGATCGCCGACCACGTTCATGCCGTCCATCAGCGGCCCTTCGATGACCTCGATAGGGCGCGCGGCCTGCTGACGGGCTTCTTCGGTATCCAGCTCGATAAATTCGGTAATGCCTTTGACCAGCGAATATTCGAGACGCTTTTTCACTTCCCACGAACGCCATTCAGCCTGCTGGATGTTGGCGCTTTCGTCGGCTTTGCTACCGCGATATTTCTCCGCCAGATCCAGCAGACGTTCAGTGCCATCATCGCGGCGGTTCAGAATCACATCTTCAACCGCATCGCGCAGTTCAGCGGGCAGGTCGTCGTAAATCGCCAGCTGACCGGCGTTGACGATGCCCATGTCCATGCCATTACGGATGGCGTAGTAGAGGAATACTGCGTGAATCGCTTCGCGTACCGGGTCGTTGCCGCGAAACGAGAACGAAACGTTGGAGACGCCGCCGGAAATCAGCGCATGCGGCAGCTCGCGTTTGATGTCTTCACAGGCACCGATAAAGTCCTGGGCGTAGTTGTTGTGCTCTTCAATGCCGGTCGCCACGGCGAAAATATTCGGGTCAAAAATGATGTCTTCCGGCGGGAAGCCCACTTCTTCGGTGAGAATCTTGTACGCCCGGCGGCAAATCTCAATTTTGCGCGCCCGGGTATCGGCCTGGCCCTGTTCATCAAAGGCCATCACGACCATGGCAGCACCGTAGCGGCGCACTTTTTTGGCATGGTGGATAAACGGCTCAACGCCCTCTTTCATCGAGATGGAGTTAACGATGCCTTTACCCTGAATGCACTTCAGTCCTTTTTCGATGACCTCCCACTTTGAGGAGTCGATCATAATCGGCACGCGGGCGATATCCGGCTCACCGGCAATCAGGTTGAGGAATCGCACCATTGCCGCTTCGGCATCGAGCATCCCCTCATCCATGTTGATATCGATAATCTGCGCGCCGCTTTCCACCTGCTGGCGGGCAACGTCCAGCGCTTCGTTGTATTTTTCTTCTTTAATCAGGCGTTTAAATTTCGCCGAGCCGGTGACGTTGGTACGCTCGCCAACGTTCACAAACAGGCTGTCATCACCGATATTCAGCGGCTCGAGGCCTGCGAGACGGCAGGCAACCGGTAGCTCCGGCAACTGGCGCGGCGTCAGCCCTTCAACGGTGCGGCTCATGGCGGCGATATGTTCCGGCGTGGTGCCGCAGCAGCCGCCGACGATATTCAGGAAGCCAGCCTCTGCCCATTCACGGATTTGCGCCGCCATATTGTCGGCGTCCAGGTCGTATTCACCAAAGGCGTTCGGCAGCCCGGCGTTCGGGTGCGCGGTGACGTAGCATTCGGCAATGCGCGACAGCTCCTGCACGTACTGACGCAGTTCATCCGGGCCTAACGCACAGTTGAGACCAAAGGTCAGCGCATCGGCGTGGCGCAGTGAGTTATAGAAGGCTTCAGTGGTCTGGCCGGAAAGCGTACGCCCGGAGGCGTCGGTGATGGTGCCGGAGATCATAATAGGCAGATCCACGCCCAGCGCTTCAAACTCTTCCTTCACCGCAAAAATCGCCGCTTTGGCGTTGAGGGTATCGAAGACGGTTTCAATCAGGATCAGGTCACTGCCGCCCTCCACCAGCGCTTTGGTGGATTCGCGATAGGCCGCCACCAGCCCGTCGAAAGTGATATTGCGAAAGGCCGGGTCGTTGACGTCCGGAGAAATAGACGCGGTGCGGTTAGTCGGGCCGAGTACGCCTGCGACGTAGCGCGGTTTTTCCGGCGTGCGGGCGGTCCAAGCATCGGCGCTGGCGCGGGCCAGTTTCGCCGCCGCAAAGTTGATCTCCGCCGACAGGGATTCCATCTGGTAATCCGCCATCGCGATGGTCGTCGAGTTGAAGGTGTTGGTTTCAATGATATCCGCCCCGGCCGCAAAATAGGCATCGTGGATCGCGGTTATCACCTCCGGCTTG
This Klebsiella sp. RHBSTW-00484 DNA region includes the following protein-coding sequences:
- the metH gene encoding methionine synthase, whose amino-acid sequence is MSSKVEQLHQQLKERILVLDGGMGTMIQSYRLSEQDFRGDRFADWPCDLKGNNDLLVLSKPEVITAIHDAYFAAGADIIETNTFNSTTIAMADYQMESLSAEINFAAAKLARASADAWTARTPEKPRYVAGVLGPTNRTASISPDVNDPAFRNITFDGLVAAYRESTKALVEGGSDLILIETVFDTLNAKAAIFAVKEEFEALGVDLPIMISGTITDASGRTLSGQTTEAFYNSLRHADALTFGLNCALGPDELRQYVQELSRIAECYVTAHPNAGLPNAFGEYDLDADNMAAQIREWAEAGFLNIVGGCCGTTPEHIAAMSRTVEGLTPRQLPELPVACRLAGLEPLNIGDDSLFVNVGERTNVTGSAKFKRLIKEEKYNEALDVARQQVESGAQIIDINMDEGMLDAEAAMVRFLNLIAGEPDIARVPIMIDSSKWEVIEKGLKCIQGKGIVNSISMKEGVEPFIHHAKKVRRYGAAMVVMAFDEQGQADTRARKIEICRRAYKILTEEVGFPPEDIIFDPNIFAVATGIEEHNNYAQDFIGACEDIKRELPHALISGGVSNVSFSFRGNDPVREAIHAVFLYYAIRNGMDMGIVNAGQLAIYDDLPAELRDAVEDVILNRRDDGTERLLDLAEKYRGSKADESANIQQAEWRSWEVKKRLEYSLVKGITEFIELDTEEARQQAARPIEVIEGPLMDGMNVVGDLFGEGKMFLPQVVKSARVMKQAVAYLEPYIEASKEKGSSNGKMVIATVKGDVHDIGKNIVGVVLQCNNYEIVDLGVMVPAEKILRTAREVNADLIGLSGLITPSLDEMVNVAKEMERQGFTIPLLIGGATTSKAHTAVKIEQNYSGPTVYVQNASRTVGVVAALLSDTQHDDFVARTRKEYETVRIQHARKKPRTPPVTLEAARDNDLAFDWASYTPPVAHRLGVQEVEASIETLRNYIDWTPFFMTWSLAGKYPRILEDEVVGVEAQRLFKDANDLLDKLSAEKSLNPRGVVGLFPANRVGDDVEIYRDETRTHVLNVGHHLRQQTEKVGFANYCLADFVAPKLSGKADYIGAFAVTGGLEEDALADAYEAQHDDYNKIMVKAIADRLAEAFAEYLHERVRKVYWGYAANENLSNEELIRENYQGIRPAPGYPACPEHTEKATIWELLEVEKHTGMKLTESFAMWPGASVSGWYFSHPDSKYFAVAQIQRDQVEDYSLRKGMSVAEVERWLAPNLGYDAD